One genomic region from Oscillatoria sp. FACHB-1407 encodes:
- a CDS encoding CocE/NonD family hydrolase: MLTRKTYVRNLLMTGAMGLTLSVCGQFAAAQQPAPESVPVEAQQPTATQPHTPEATVTAAVASADKAVTHVENDRVPQGAAWTQHYFPSSDGSDVELHADVLLPEGLAAGQKVPVILVVGPYLGHSGQMALENHAHTGPSLRFHDFITGTNLFERGYAFVMVDLRGFGGSTGCMDFAGPGAQADVRAAIDWAATQPWSTGAVGMYGKSADAITGLIGNNLNHDALKAVVAQEPIWDVYRNFRSNGVPRSTIVSIPSVYNTIAMLPQMPDDDERYRTNAEYEKTNPGLFCQFDNLVKYQIADSESDHWTTRDLAEQAKGTDTPLFFTQGFLEWSTEAEAMEEFLANHQGPQRGWLGPWAHVRGNDRFVVDGRLEMGREGWFDEVISFYDQHLKGVEPTVAYPAYVVQDSTGAWRAQDTWPVVEYSATIPLGGGSYLDDGLLADPAAEAPNRFFVWSAPLEHPVRITGTPRISLEIEGSGNVMVDLYDVAPDGSAVMFNQQVAVVKPGTTSFELRSTDWTLPVGHALAVEVGTIQPGFALANDWIDTPSYETIIVRDAWLELALDDPANDTPTPGDPAPWLELYRQEFTEKLSPGTPSFTLPTGDR, translated from the coding sequence TTGCTCACCCGCAAAACCTACGTCCGCAACTTGCTAATGACTGGGGCAATGGGGCTTACCCTCAGTGTCTGCGGCCAGTTCGCAGCCGCGCAGCAGCCCGCACCGGAGAGCGTTCCGGTGGAGGCGCAGCAGCCTACAGCCACGCAGCCACACACGCCAGAGGCGACCGTGACTGCTGCGGTTGCCTCTGCCGACAAAGCGGTCACGCACGTCGAGAACGACCGCGTTCCCCAAGGCGCGGCCTGGACGCAGCACTACTTTCCGTCCTCGGACGGCTCCGACGTCGAGCTGCATGCCGATGTGCTCCTGCCTGAAGGACTGGCCGCAGGTCAGAAGGTGCCGGTGATTCTGGTGGTCGGGCCGTACTTGGGGCACTCCGGCCAAATGGCACTGGAAAACCACGCGCACACCGGCCCATCCCTTCGCTTCCACGACTTCATCACCGGCACCAACCTGTTCGAGCGCGGCTACGCCTTCGTCATGGTGGACCTGCGCGGCTTCGGCGGCTCCACCGGATGCATGGACTTTGCGGGACCGGGTGCTCAGGCCGATGTCAGGGCCGCAATCGACTGGGCCGCGACGCAGCCCTGGTCGACGGGTGCTGTCGGGATGTACGGCAAGTCCGCCGACGCCATCACCGGACTGATCGGCAACAACCTCAATCACGACGCGCTTAAGGCGGTCGTCGCGCAGGAACCCATCTGGGACGTGTACCGCAACTTCCGCTCGAACGGTGTTCCCCGCTCGACGATTGTCAGCATCCCCAGCGTCTATAACACCATTGCCATGCTGCCCCAGATGCCGGACGACGACGAGCGTTACCGGACAAATGCCGAGTACGAGAAGACGAACCCAGGCTTATTTTGCCAATTTGACAACCTGGTCAAATACCAGATCGCCGATTCCGAGTCCGATCACTGGACGACCCGTGACCTGGCGGAGCAGGCCAAGGGCACCGACACGCCACTGTTTTTCACGCAGGGCTTCCTCGAGTGGAGTACTGAAGCCGAGGCGATGGAGGAGTTTCTCGCGAACCACCAGGGGCCACAGCGCGGCTGGCTCGGCCCGTGGGCGCACGTGCGGGGCAACGACCGCTTTGTTGTGGACGGGCGGCTGGAGATGGGCCGCGAGGGCTGGTTCGACGAGGTGATCTCCTTCTACGACCAGCACCTCAAGGGCGTCGAACCGACCGTGGCCTACCCAGCCTACGTTGTGCAGGACAGTACCGGTGCCTGGCGTGCCCAGGACACCTGGCCGGTTGTGGAGTACTCCGCCACCATCCCGCTTGGCGGCGGGTCGTATCTGGACGACGGCCTGCTCGCCGACCCCGCAGCCGAGGCTCCCAACCGCTTCTTCGTCTGGTCTGCGCCGCTTGAGCACCCAGTTCGCATTACCGGCACGCCACGGATATCGCTTGAGATCGAGGGTTCCGGCAACGTCATGGTCGATCTCTACGACGTTGCCCCCGATGGCAGCGCCGTCATGTTCAATCAGCAGGTGGCGGTGGTGAAACCCGGCACGACAAGCTTCGAGCTGCGGTCAACGGACTGGACGCTGCCCGTCGGCCATGCGCTAGCCGTCGAGGTCGGCACCATCCAGCCAGGGTTTGCGCTCGCAAACGACTGGATCGACACGCCGTCCTACGAGACGATCATCGTCCGCGACGCGTGGCTTGAACTCGCCCTGGACGATCCGGCCAATGACACACCAACGCCCGGCGACCCGGCACCGTGGCTGGAGCTCTACCGGCAGGAGTTCACGGAAAAGCTATCCCCCGGCACCCCGAGCTTCACCCTGCCAACGGGAGACCGCTGA
- a CDS encoding RidA family protein gives MNKPKFFVTPGYGEYMLNNLHYSQAVKIGDRVETSGQGGWDDNLQIPELLADEIAQAFRNVERTLATAGAGWEHVVHVNSYHAGGLPPEVNEVMVRLYRHYMPNHAPIWTQVGVAALGLPTMRVEIRVTAIVS, from the coding sequence ATGAATAAGCCCAAGTTTTTTGTTACCCCCGGTTATGGGGAATACATGCTGAATAACTTGCATTACTCGCAAGCCGTAAAAATTGGCGATCGCGTGGAGACATCTGGTCAAGGCGGCTGGGATGACAATCTGCAAATTCCCGAATTGCTTGCGGACGAGATTGCCCAGGCGTTTCGGAACGTAGAGCGAACCCTGGCAACTGCCGGGGCAGGCTGGGAGCATGTTGTTCATGTCAATTCTTACCATGCTGGTGGGTTGCCCCCAGAAGTTAATGAGGTGATGGTCAGGCTATATCGCCATTACATGCCCAACCATGCCCCCATTTGGACGCAGGTAGGAGTCGCGGCACTTGGGCTGCCAACGATGCGGGTTGAAATCCGCGTTACTGCAATTGTTTCGTGA
- a CDS encoding CRISPR-associated endonuclease Cas1, translating to MALSDVLTILDQEFMLKQAKAIVAVKLHNSRVLLQRLNRQRTTEQATQAIAELAQLIQQVAKPWPS from the coding sequence TTGGCTCTCTCAGATGTCCTTACAATATTGGACCAGGAGTTTATGTTGAAGCAAGCCAAGGCGATCGTGGCGGTAAAGTTACACAATTCCAGGGTGCTGCTGCAACGACTGAATCGGCAACGTACAACAGAGCAGGCAACTCAGGCGATCGCAGAGTTAGCCCAATTGATTCAGCAGGTAGCCAAGCCTTGGCCGTCTTGA
- a CDS encoding pirin family protein, translating into MTVPTQTSRTVAGVINSVETLEGAGFLVRRPFPKSSFSEFDPFLLLDELGPINLKPGQAKGAPDHPHRGFETVSYVLDGRLEHKDSAGHAGLLNPGDVQWMTAGAGVVHSEMPESMFTQTGGRLHGIQLWVNLPQRDKMMPPRYQEIPAAQIPVAQTEDGSVTVQVIAGEALGAKAVIQTRTPITYLHFTLQPGATMIQPVPKEYNAFVYVLEGSGLFGTEPAPGDDGQMVLFSQDGEDVAIANPADAQRPLDLLLIAGVPLNEPVVRYGPFVMNTEAEITQAINDYQAGRMGRIDA; encoded by the coding sequence ATGACTGTCCCCACTCAAACGTCTCGAACCGTTGCCGGAGTCATCAACAGCGTTGAAACACTGGAAGGGGCCGGATTTCTTGTCCGTCGGCCCTTTCCCAAAAGTAGCTTCTCTGAATTTGACCCGTTTCTTCTCCTCGACGAGTTGGGTCCGATTAATCTAAAGCCGGGTCAGGCAAAAGGTGCACCCGATCATCCGCACCGGGGCTTTGAAACCGTCAGCTATGTCTTGGATGGACGGTTAGAACACAAAGACTCTGCGGGGCACGCCGGGCTACTAAATCCGGGTGATGTCCAGTGGATGACAGCAGGTGCGGGGGTCGTGCATTCCGAGATGCCGGAGTCAATGTTTACCCAAACGGGTGGACGGCTCCACGGCATTCAACTATGGGTCAATCTGCCACAACGAGACAAAATGATGCCGCCCCGCTATCAGGAAATTCCAGCGGCTCAGATTCCGGTCGCTCAAACCGAAGATGGGTCTGTGACGGTGCAGGTGATTGCGGGAGAAGCGTTAGGGGCAAAAGCCGTAATTCAGACGCGCACGCCGATAACTTACCTCCACTTCACCCTGCAACCAGGGGCAACGATGATTCAGCCCGTACCAAAAGAGTACAACGCCTTTGTCTATGTACTGGAGGGGTCTGGGTTATTTGGGACAGAGCCAGCACCTGGTGATGATGGGCAGATGGTGCTCTTTTCTCAAGATGGAGAAGATGTGGCGATCGCCAACCCTGCTGATGCTCAGCGTCCTCTAGATCTTCTGCTGATTGCAGGTGTACCCCTTAACGAACCAGTCGTACGCTACGGTCCATTTGTCATGAACACTGAAGCTGAAATTACTCAGGCAATCAACGACTACCAGGCAGGAAGGATGGGACGAATTGATGCTTAA
- a CDS encoding SDR family oxidoreductase: protein MMFKDKVALVTGGTSGIGRATAIAYAQQQAKVVVVGRRIDEGKETVRLIQEAGGETIFVQADVTKEADVEAMVDKAVSVFGRLDIASNNAGTIGENPSLIEQTEAEYDRTMNVNVKGIWLSMKYEIAQMLKQGSGAIVNTASANGVVAFPAFPLYTASKSAVIGLTKAAALQYAKAGIRINVVAPAVIETEMFEAATGGQDEVKAYITGLHPIGRIGTPLEAANAILFLSSDLASFTTGETLMVDGGYVTQ from the coding sequence ATGATGTTTAAAGACAAGGTTGCTTTAGTGACGGGAGGGACATCGGGAATTGGTAGAGCAACCGCGATCGCCTATGCCCAACAACAAGCAAAGGTAGTGGTGGTGGGTCGTCGAATTGACGAAGGTAAAGAAACAGTTCGATTGATTCAAGAAGCTGGTGGAGAGACGATTTTTGTGCAAGCCGATGTCACGAAAGAAGCCGATGTTGAAGCAATGGTTGATAAAGCGGTTAGCGTTTTTGGTCGGTTAGATATTGCTTCTAACAATGCAGGAACGATCGGCGAAAATCCCTCTTTGATTGAGCAAACAGAAGCGGAATACGATCGCACGATGAACGTCAATGTTAAAGGCATTTGGTTGTCGATGAAGTATGAAATTGCTCAGATGTTGAAACAGGGAAGTGGTGCGATCGTCAATACGGCATCTGCGAATGGAGTCGTTGCATTTCCTGCCTTCCCCCTCTACACTGCGAGTAAAAGTGCAGTCATAGGCTTAACAAAAGCGGCTGCGCTTCAATATGCCAAAGCGGGGATTCGCATCAATGTCGTGGCACCAGCGGTAATCGAAACAGAGATGTTTGAAGCAGCGACAGGTGGGCAGGATGAGGTCAAAGCTTATATAACAGGACTCCACCCGATCGGGCGAATTGGCACGCCGCTTGAAGCTGCAAATGCAATCCTGTTTTTATCATCTGACCTGGCATCGTTCACAACAGGTGAAACATTGATGGTAGATGGTGGGTATGTAACGCAATAG
- a CDS encoding peptidoglycan-binding domain-containing protein produces MKLQLIFGVLTIATGLLGGSFTHPAIAKHCYEAQIAHSISSQQTSPILIATAYTDLTLPTLRQGDRGRNVELLQHILQDNGFLGAAGVRLGNPRGAIVDGIFGEITASAIRDLQQRYEIPVTGQVNPTTWGVLDMHENPYRSPLPWKQ; encoded by the coding sequence ATGAAACTTCAACTCATTTTCGGAGTACTAACGATCGCGACAGGGTTGCTCGGAGGTTCATTCACTCATCCCGCGATCGCGAAGCACTGCTACGAAGCGCAGATCGCACACAGCATTTCTTCACAGCAAACCTCCCCCATTCTGATCGCCACTGCCTACACTGATTTAACCTTACCCACCTTGCGCCAGGGCGATCGCGGTAGAAACGTGGAACTGTTGCAGCATATCCTTCAAGACAATGGCTTTTTAGGAGCCGCAGGCGTGAGATTAGGCAATCCAAGAGGGGCGATCGTTGATGGCATCTTTGGTGAGATTACAGCTTCTGCGATACGAGATTTACAGCAACGGTACGAAATTCCAGTCACAGGGCAAGTCAATCCTACAACTTGGGGAGTCCTGGATATGCACGAAAACCCCTATCGATCGCCGCTTCCCTGGAAACAATAG
- a CDS encoding nuclear transport factor 2 family protein, whose translation MSTQPTEVIKEFLANTAIEKVEAAARRLVAEDATYISLNFDNPELKQILPWTGTSKGPQAFIDTFSGVAKWWTHEDFTVTALFGEGENVAVFGRFTYRSVSLSKAATSPFSIHAKVRNGKIVYFQFMEDTFATARTFSQKGTWAIKIAPNQPEFEV comes from the coding sequence ATGAGTACCCAACCGACCGAAGTGATCAAAGAGTTTCTGGCGAATACGGCAATCGAAAAGGTCGAGGCGGCTGCCCGACGGCTCGTTGCGGAGGATGCAACATACATTTCCCTGAATTTCGACAACCCTGAACTGAAGCAAATCTTGCCTTGGACGGGAACCTCTAAAGGTCCCCAAGCGTTCATCGATACGTTCTCCGGGGTTGCGAAATGGTGGACGCATGAGGACTTCACCGTTACCGCCCTCTTCGGTGAAGGCGAGAACGTTGCGGTGTTCGGCAGGTTCACGTACCGCTCGGTCTCGCTGAGCAAGGCGGCGACCTCACCGTTCTCGATCCACGCCAAGGTACGCAACGGGAAGATCGTGTACTTTCAGTTCATGGAGGATACTTTCGCGACCGCTCGCACGTTCAGCCAGAAGGGGACTTGGGCCATCAAAATCGCTCCGAACCAGCCGGAGTTTGAGGTGTAA
- a CDS encoding zinc-dependent alcohol dehydrogenase family protein: protein MSEKNKAVLLEGNAAIAEGNEADMEYMQAAVLTAFGSAEVFEFQTIPKPVPKATQVLVRVYATSLNPLDYQTRRGDYKDLVRLPAIIGVDVSGVIEAIGEAVTHFQVGDEVYYSPQIFGEFGSYAQYHVAEESIVAVKPTNLTHVEAACLPLAGGTAWDCLVTRGNLQVGETVLIHAGAGGVGSIAIQLAKAMGAYVYTTCSAENFDFVKKLGADYPIDYKQENYIEVIGRETNGRGVDLVLDTVGGDTIGRSSEVIRPFGKLVTIVDTATPQTLLDAWGKNLTIHFVFSPQYRDKLDALRNLIERDQIRPVIDSVLPWSDIVQAHQRLEQGRMRGKIVLQLTE from the coding sequence ATGTCTGAGAAAAATAAAGCAGTTTTATTAGAGGGAAATGCGGCGATCGCTGAAGGCAATGAGGCTGATATGGAGTACATGCAAGCTGCGGTACTGACTGCTTTTGGTAGTGCTGAGGTGTTTGAATTTCAAACCATACCGAAGCCAGTTCCAAAAGCGACCCAAGTTCTGGTAAGAGTATATGCAACCTCGCTCAATCCCCTTGATTATCAAACCCGTCGAGGTGACTACAAAGATTTAGTGCGTCTCCCTGCAATTATCGGAGTTGACGTTTCGGGTGTGATTGAAGCGATTGGAGAGGCAGTCACTCATTTCCAAGTTGGAGATGAAGTTTACTACTCACCCCAGATTTTTGGCGAGTTTGGTAGTTATGCTCAATACCACGTTGCAGAGGAAAGCATCGTTGCAGTTAAGCCGACTAATTTGACCCATGTTGAGGCAGCTTGCTTGCCGTTGGCAGGAGGAACTGCCTGGGATTGCCTTGTAACCAGAGGGAATTTACAAGTCGGTGAAACAGTTCTAATTCATGCTGGAGCGGGTGGAGTCGGTTCGATCGCAATTCAACTGGCGAAAGCAATGGGTGCTTATGTATATACAACATGCAGTGCAGAAAACTTTGACTTTGTTAAGAAGCTGGGTGCAGATTATCCCATCGACTACAAGCAAGAAAATTATATTGAAGTGATTGGCCGAGAAACGAATGGTCGGGGTGTTGATTTGGTTTTAGACACGGTTGGAGGAGACACGATTGGACGTAGCTCAGAGGTGATTCGTCCATTTGGAAAACTGGTCACAATTGTCGATACTGCAACCCCTCAAACACTGCTTGATGCCTGGGGTAAGAATTTGACGATTCACTTCGTTTTCAGCCCTCAGTATAGAGACAAATTGGACGCACTGAGAAACCTGATTGAACGCGACCAGATTCGACCCGTCATTGATTCAGTTCTGCCTTGGAGCGACATCGTTCAAGCTCATCAACGTTTAGAACAGGGAAGAATGCGAGGCAAGATTGTTCTGCAATTGACTGAGTGA
- a CDS encoding DoxX family protein, with product MTAIQPKPMLLSATLQSTAIENRPAQVAWTIARVAVGLLMIHNGFSKLADVQGFADGVVSFIGLPYPVFFTYCAAYAEIVSSILLVVGLFSRLNALILLFTMLIAIFFHLKKDGLHIPPLETASLYALWFSFFLTNGGGLFSLDTAIANWLGRSTSP from the coding sequence ATGACTGCAATTCAACCAAAACCAATGTTACTGAGTGCCACTCTGCAATCTACTGCGATTGAAAATCGCCCTGCTCAGGTCGCTTGGACAATTGCACGAGTGGCGGTGGGCTTACTAATGATCCACAACGGATTTAGCAAACTGGCAGATGTGCAGGGGTTTGCAGACGGAGTTGTAAGTTTTATTGGCTTGCCTTACCCGGTTTTCTTCACCTATTGTGCTGCCTACGCTGAAATTGTGAGTTCGATTCTGCTGGTAGTTGGATTATTCTCTCGGCTCAACGCCTTAATCTTGCTATTTACCATGCTGATTGCAATATTCTTTCATCTCAAAAAAGATGGCTTGCACATTCCCCCATTGGAAACGGCTTCCCTGTATGCCCTGTGGTTTAGCTTCTTCTTGACCAATGGTGGCGGGTTATTCTCCCTCGATACGGCGATCGCAAATTGGTTGGGGAGATCCACGTCTCCGTAA
- a CDS encoding ester cyclase encodes MVKEQTVDGQASLQATTHLTPAQESLQALWEEHLQYEFGTRSTEDALATMVEEAYVNHIPVMIGGVGKPALHEFYSKYLIPQMPPDMELTLISRTIGTDQLVDEMVAKFTHTVWMEWILPGVAPTGKRVELPVVAIIRFRDGKIAHEHIYWDQASVLVQVGLLDPGTLPVVGVDSARKAINPNLPSNTLIDRD; translated from the coding sequence ATGGTCAAAGAGCAAACTGTAGACGGACAAGCAAGTTTACAAGCAACTACCCATCTGACACCAGCCCAGGAGTCTTTGCAAGCACTTTGGGAAGAGCATTTACAGTACGAATTTGGCACTCGCAGTACTGAAGATGCCCTCGCTACGATGGTTGAAGAGGCTTACGTTAACCACATCCCGGTAATGATTGGGGGAGTTGGGAAACCAGCACTGCACGAGTTTTATTCCAAATACCTCATTCCACAGATGCCGCCAGATATGGAGTTGACCCTAATCTCGCGCACGATCGGAACCGATCAACTCGTGGATGAAATGGTGGCTAAGTTTACTCATACTGTTTGGATGGAATGGATATTACCCGGTGTTGCTCCCACTGGAAAACGGGTTGAATTGCCAGTAGTTGCGATTATTCGGTTTCGTGACGGCAAAATAGCCCACGAACACATTTACTGGGATCAGGCAAGTGTATTGGTTCAAGTCGGCTTGCTCGATCCGGGTACACTTCCCGTCGTGGGCGTTGATAGTGCGCGTAAGGCGATCAATCCCAACTTACCTTCAAACACACTAATCGATCGCGACTAA
- a CDS encoding NAD(P)H-dependent oxidoreductase, giving the protein MKVLIVLAHPEPKSFNGAMFQTAIDTFKDSGHEVQYSDLHTMGFDPASDRRNFTSVKDPDYFKQQLEEMYAIEVGGFIPEIEAELQKLEWCDLMIWQFPLWWFSVPAILKGWVDRVFVMERVYGSGHMYETGRFRGKQAMLSLTTGSTEEEYLAGGFNGDIHAILRPIQRGMLQFVGFDVLAPQIVYAPVRQTDAVRQRILNDFSQRLRTIERELPIAVGQY; this is encoded by the coding sequence ATGAAAGTTTTGATTGTTCTTGCACACCCAGAGCCGAAAAGTTTTAACGGAGCAATGTTTCAGACAGCAATTGACACGTTCAAAGACTCTGGGCATGAGGTTCAATATTCAGATCTCCACACCATGGGATTTGACCCTGCATCCGATCGCCGCAACTTTACGTCTGTCAAAGATCCTGACTACTTTAAGCAGCAACTTGAAGAGATGTATGCCATTGAAGTTGGAGGATTCATTCCAGAAATTGAAGCTGAGCTCCAAAAACTGGAATGGTGCGATCTGATGATTTGGCAATTCCCTTTGTGGTGGTTCAGTGTCCCTGCAATTTTGAAGGGGTGGGTCGATCGCGTCTTTGTTATGGAGCGTGTTTACGGTAGTGGACATATGTATGAAACGGGCAGATTTCGAGGTAAGCAAGCAATGCTCTCGTTGACCACAGGTAGCACAGAAGAGGAGTATCTTGCAGGCGGTTTTAACGGTGATATCCATGCTATTCTGCGCCCAATTCAGCGAGGGATGCTGCAATTCGTTGGCTTTGACGTTCTTGCTCCGCAGATTGTCTATGCCCCCGTTCGCCAAACAGATGCAGTTCGTCAACGTATCTTGAATGATTTTTCGCAACGATTGCGAACCATTGAACGTGAGTTGCCGATCGCCGTAGGTCAGTATTGA
- a CDS encoding TMEM175 family protein, producing MVKGRLEAFSDGVIAIIITIMVLELKIPHESDLAALRPLIPTFLSYVLSFVHVGIYWNNHHHLFQAVRQVNGSTLWANLHLLFWLSLFPFVTAWMGENHFAALPVALYGVVLLLAAIAYFALTRTLVFYHGQDSTLATALGRNFKGKLSVLTYAVTILLAFAIPWLACGLYVLVAVLWLIPDRRIEKALNS from the coding sequence ATGGTTAAAGGTAGGTTAGAAGCCTTCAGTGATGGGGTAATCGCTATTATTATCACCATTATGGTGCTGGAGTTAAAAATACCTCATGAGTCAGATTTAGCTGCACTACGTCCGTTGATTCCAACCTTTCTAAGCTATGTGTTGAGTTTCGTGCATGTTGGTATCTACTGGAACAATCACCATCATCTGTTTCAGGCAGTCCGACAAGTGAATGGTTCAACGTTGTGGGCAAACCTACATTTGTTGTTCTGGCTATCATTATTTCCCTTTGTCACCGCATGGATGGGTGAAAATCACTTTGCTGCGTTGCCTGTTGCGCTTTATGGTGTGGTTCTATTGTTGGCTGCGATCGCCTACTTCGCTCTGACCCGCACACTTGTTTTTTACCACGGTCAAGATTCCACACTTGCAACCGCTCTTGGTCGGAATTTTAAAGGCAAGTTATCAGTATTGACTTATGCAGTTACAATTCTACTTGCTTTTGCAATCCCTTGGCTTGCATGTGGATTATACGTTCTGGTTGCAGTTCTGTGGCTCATTCCCGATCGCCGTATCGAAAAGGCATTGAACTCATAA
- a CDS encoding nuclear transport factor 2 family protein produces MSENNKATLKAANAANAAGNYEGFLSFCTDDTKWTFIGDKTLNGKEAVRQYMAETYIEPPKFTVANLIAEGDFVTAVGDITLKDADGRADHYSYCDVWRFRGDKMVELRAFVIKTEVKDETSSVP; encoded by the coding sequence ATGTCAGAAAACAATAAAGCCACTTTAAAAGCGGCAAATGCGGCGAACGCTGCGGGCAACTATGAAGGATTCTTGTCATTCTGCACTGACGACACGAAATGGACGTTCATAGGGGACAAGACCCTTAACGGAAAAGAAGCTGTTCGCCAATATATGGCAGAGACATACATAGAGCCGCCAAAGTTTACGGTCGCCAACTTAATTGCTGAGGGTGATTTCGTCACGGCAGTTGGCGACATTACACTGAAGGACGCAGACGGGAGGGCGGATCATTACTCGTACTGCGATGTCTGGCGTTTTCGCGGCGACAAGATGGTCGAATTAAGGGCTTTCGTCATTAAAACCGAAGTCAAGGATGAAACTAGCAGCGTACCGTAA
- a CDS encoding alpha/beta fold hydrolase — protein MPYITVGQENSATIDLYYEDLGTGQPIVLIHGFPLNGHSWEKQVLVLLNAGYRVITYDRRGFGASSQPSFGYDYDTFAADLNTLMTKLDLQNTVLVGFSMGTGEVTRYLGKYGSERVQKAVLMAPVPPFLLKTDDNPEGVDQSVFDGIMKAIVADRPAYFSEFFKAFFNVDVLLGDRISNEAIQASWNVAAGASAKGTLDCVPSWLTDFRDDLPRIDVPTLIIHGDSDRILPLESTAARLPKLIKNSQLVVIPGGPHAINWTHADQINPLLLDFLQQK, from the coding sequence ATGCCTTACATTACTGTTGGTCAAGAAAACTCTGCAACCATCGATCTCTACTACGAAGATCTGGGGACAGGACAACCGATTGTACTGATTCATGGATTTCCATTGAACGGACATTCCTGGGAGAAGCAGGTTTTAGTTTTACTGAATGCAGGATATCGAGTGATTACCTACGATCGCCGAGGATTTGGTGCTTCCAGCCAACCCTCGTTTGGTTATGACTACGATACCTTCGCCGCCGATTTGAATACACTCATGACCAAGCTTGACTTGCAAAATACCGTGCTGGTCGGCTTCTCAATGGGAACCGGTGAAGTCACACGTTATCTTGGCAAATACGGCTCAGAGCGGGTGCAGAAAGCCGTGCTAATGGCTCCCGTTCCACCGTTTCTGTTAAAGACAGACGACAATCCAGAGGGCGTTGACCAAAGCGTTTTCGATGGCATTATGAAAGCGATCGTTGCAGATCGTCCAGCTTACTTTTCTGAATTTTTCAAAGCGTTCTTCAATGTGGATGTGTTGTTGGGTGACCGTATCAGCAATGAAGCGATTCAAGCCAGTTGGAATGTAGCAGCAGGGGCTTCTGCCAAAGGGACTTTGGACTGTGTACCTTCCTGGCTCACCGATTTCCGCGATGATCTGCCCCGCATTGATGTACCGACTCTGATTATTCATGGAGATAGCGATCGCATTTTGCCGCTTGAGTCTACCGCAGCAAGACTGCCAAAGCTGATCAAAAACAGTCAACTGGTTGTCATTCCGGGTGGGCCGCACGCCATCAATTGGACTCACGCCGATCAGATCAATCCCCTGTTGCTGGACTTTCTTCAACAGAAATAA